In Chanodichthys erythropterus isolate Z2021 chromosome 11, ASM2448905v1, whole genome shotgun sequence, a single window of DNA contains:
- the si:dkey-165a24.9 gene encoding probable G-protein coupled receptor 132 isoform X1 — translation MQKTLSRPNRDLTNGSCQIPLANDRIGLTYIYSLSFAIGLPANLLSLWGLYQLGRSGGGGCQLFYIFNLLLSDLLQLLTLPLWILYLQGDHRWPYGSVTCQLVGYVFYVNLYASVIFLCLIALDRCLAIVYPLSSRGVRKVRVAAFSGVVVWTLIFLFCLTGLYPSVFEPQRELCLEQYPVSTRYAYFKIATVALGFLMPCSILGYTSARIGLTLRNSPSVLDHERRRIVAALVVITIIFIVIFGPYHLVVGYRFVTLLLTETEKDQCSVEVSLYLYYRICYGLTSLNTLLDPLFYIFLCNDARQELRRSLLCPCRGNRVHQGSRVPTLPKGRLNHSADV, via the exons ATGCAGAAGACGCTCTCCAGACCAAATCGAG ACCTGACCAATGGAAGCTGCCAAATCCCTCTGGCAAATGACAGAATTGGTCTGACCTACATCTACAGCCTTTCCTTCGCTATTGGTCTCCCAGCCAACCTGCTCTCCCTCTGGGGACTGTACCAGCTAGGCCGGTCTGGTGGAGGTGGCTGCCAGCTGTTCTATATCTTTAACTTACTCCTTTCAGATCTTCTCCAACTACTCACCTTACCACTGTGGATCCTTTACCTGCAGGGAGACCACCGCTGGCCTTATGGATCTGTGACATGCCAGCTTGTGGGCTACGTTTTCTATGTTAACCTCTATGCCAGTGTCATTTTTCTTTGCCTCATCGCCCTGGACCGCTGTCTAGCAATTGTGTACCCTCTAAGCAGCCGTGGTGTACGGAAAGTGCGTGTGGCAGCCTTTTCTGGTGTAGTAGTGTGGACTTTGATATTTCTTTTCTGCCTGACTGGCCTCTATCCATCTGTGTTCGAGCCCCAGAGAGAGCTGTGTTTGGAGCAGTACCCTGTAAGCACTAGATATGCTTACTTCAAAATTGCCACAGTTGCTTTAGGATTCCTGATGCCCTGCTCTATACTAGG GTACACCTCGGCCCGAATCGGATTAACTCTACGAAACTCCCCATCTGTCTTGGATCACGAACGCCGCAGGATTGTCGCTGCGCTGGTTGTCATCACTATTATCTtcattgtcatttttggtccTTATCATCTGGTGGTCGGCTACAGATTTGTCACCCTGCTTCTCACGGAAACTGAAAAAGACCAGTGTTCAGTGGAAGTTTCCCTCTACCTTTACTATCGAATCTGCTATGGCCTCACAAGCCTCAACACCCTCCTAGACCCTCTTTTCTACATCTTTCTTTGCAACGATGCTCGCCAAGAGCTACGCAGATCTCTTCTCTGCCCCTGCCGGGGTAATAGGGTGCACCAGGGATCACGAGTACCTACTTTACCCAAAGGCCGTCTCAACCATAGTGCAGATGTTTAG
- the si:dkey-165a24.9 gene encoding probable G-protein coupled receptor 132 isoform X2 — protein MLLNLTNGSCQIPLANDRIGLTYIYSLSFAIGLPANLLSLWGLYQLGRSGGGGCQLFYIFNLLLSDLLQLLTLPLWILYLQGDHRWPYGSVTCQLVGYVFYVNLYASVIFLCLIALDRCLAIVYPLSSRGVRKVRVAAFSGVVVWTLIFLFCLTGLYPSVFEPQRELCLEQYPVSTRYAYFKIATVALGFLMPCSILGYTSARIGLTLRNSPSVLDHERRRIVAALVVITIIFIVIFGPYHLVVGYRFVTLLLTETEKDQCSVEVSLYLYYRICYGLTSLNTLLDPLFYIFLCNDARQELRRSLLCPCRGNRVHQGSRVPTLPKGRLNHSADV, from the exons ATGCTTCTGA ACCTGACCAATGGAAGCTGCCAAATCCCTCTGGCAAATGACAGAATTGGTCTGACCTACATCTACAGCCTTTCCTTCGCTATTGGTCTCCCAGCCAACCTGCTCTCCCTCTGGGGACTGTACCAGCTAGGCCGGTCTGGTGGAGGTGGCTGCCAGCTGTTCTATATCTTTAACTTACTCCTTTCAGATCTTCTCCAACTACTCACCTTACCACTGTGGATCCTTTACCTGCAGGGAGACCACCGCTGGCCTTATGGATCTGTGACATGCCAGCTTGTGGGCTACGTTTTCTATGTTAACCTCTATGCCAGTGTCATTTTTCTTTGCCTCATCGCCCTGGACCGCTGTCTAGCAATTGTGTACCCTCTAAGCAGCCGTGGTGTACGGAAAGTGCGTGTGGCAGCCTTTTCTGGTGTAGTAGTGTGGACTTTGATATTTCTTTTCTGCCTGACTGGCCTCTATCCATCTGTGTTCGAGCCCCAGAGAGAGCTGTGTTTGGAGCAGTACCCTGTAAGCACTAGATATGCTTACTTCAAAATTGCCACAGTTGCTTTAGGATTCCTGATGCCCTGCTCTATACTAGG GTACACCTCGGCCCGAATCGGATTAACTCTACGAAACTCCCCATCTGTCTTGGATCACGAACGCCGCAGGATTGTCGCTGCGCTGGTTGTCATCACTATTATCTtcattgtcatttttggtccTTATCATCTGGTGGTCGGCTACAGATTTGTCACCCTGCTTCTCACGGAAACTGAAAAAGACCAGTGTTCAGTGGAAGTTTCCCTCTACCTTTACTATCGAATCTGCTATGGCCTCACAAGCCTCAACACCCTCCTAGACCCTCTTTTCTACATCTTTCTTTGCAACGATGCTCGCCAAGAGCTACGCAGATCTCTTCTCTGCCCCTGCCGGGGTAATAGGGTGCACCAGGGATCACGAGTACCTACTTTACCCAAAGGCCGTCTCAACCATAGTGCAGATGTTTAG